The following proteins are encoded in a genomic region of Romeriopsis navalis LEGE 11480:
- a CDS encoding adenylate kinase: MKRVAVFGNAGGGKSQLSRQLADLTGLPLHILDKVQFQAGGVPVSPEEYRQAHAAIVAQDTWVIDGFGSLETLWPRLEAADTLVYIDLPLARHFAWVTKRLVMGYFTPPPGWPENTPLLKSSLTSYQVLWLCHQKLTPKYREYVAKASATKQVYHLRSAQQIRDFLATLQTAETPFQT; the protein is encoded by the coding sequence ATGAAACGAGTCGCGGTATTTGGGAATGCGGGGGGCGGTAAATCGCAGTTAAGTCGGCAGTTGGCTGACCTGACAGGTTTGCCATTGCATATCTTGGATAAGGTGCAGTTCCAAGCGGGTGGAGTGCCTGTGTCACCCGAGGAATATCGGCAGGCACATGCGGCGATCGTGGCACAAGATACCTGGGTAATCGATGGATTTGGTTCACTCGAAACCCTGTGGCCGCGACTGGAGGCTGCCGATACGTTGGTCTATATTGATTTGCCTTTAGCCCGACATTTTGCTTGGGTGACGAAGCGCCTTGTGATGGGTTACTTTACGCCACCACCCGGATGGCCCGAGAACACGCCATTGCTCAAAAGCTCACTCACAAGCTATCAGGTTTTGTGGTTATGTCACCAGAAGTTAACGCCGAAGTATCGGGAGTATGTGGCAAAAGCCAGTGCGACTAAACAGGTTTACCATCTACGATCGGCACAACAGATCAGAGATTTCCTCGCAACGCTGCAAACCGCGGAAACGCCATTTCAGACGTAG
- a CDS encoding lipoxygenase family protein has product MAGSSTTPQQQFQYYGTPGKDFPRFNSDAPLPKSLTPTDRHRAHVGLQILPAIALPGFLDTIVTWLFRKIGARPMARGKLQEWLPANLSQLQPDKFSDAYFVERRLNGFNPGKLDRVEGQPWQYVVKYDTRRYKVEDGAILPEYSEARFVLKNQQLQVHSIKYSLKDQVVTCFPNEESDWDKAKYYFRSAEYVFQEIQSHLGRTHMNMDQYAMAFYRNVAENPIYNLLLPHFEGLLNINREGVSLIIGQDGFITTASALDDANIQTVLRDEIKQLSYHWSPQVQALPDVIENNYFDRAALAMWELLEKYIAKFFTDNQAEIAAHWDEIAAMSQDLVAHSIFEPPADHPDLALAINDQADLQQLCVYVLYHCTFFHSWVNNKQYEDGGDIEYTVMGIWDENHPSYDAAKVQKRHDNQVRLMWTLANVHYNPATAFAPSPLKDLLWEYRDRIEPGIPLNHIMMSINI; this is encoded by the coding sequence ATGGCTGGATCATCAACTACCCCCCAACAGCAGTTCCAATACTATGGCACACCGGGTAAGGATTTCCCGCGCTTCAATAGTGACGCACCTTTACCCAAATCCCTTACCCCAACGGATCGTCACAGAGCCCATGTGGGACTACAGATTCTCCCCGCCATTGCTCTGCCCGGCTTCCTCGATACAATCGTCACCTGGCTGTTCCGTAAAATTGGGGCCAGACCGATGGCCCGTGGGAAACTCCAAGAGTGGCTACCAGCGAATTTAAGCCAACTGCAACCCGATAAATTTAGTGATGCCTATTTTGTTGAGCGGCGACTAAACGGATTTAATCCTGGCAAACTCGATCGCGTCGAAGGTCAGCCCTGGCAATATGTTGTGAAATACGACACTCGTCGCTACAAAGTCGAAGACGGTGCCATTCTCCCAGAATATAGCGAAGCGCGATTTGTCCTCAAAAATCAGCAATTGCAAGTACATTCGATCAAATACAGCCTCAAGGATCAAGTCGTCACCTGTTTCCCCAATGAGGAAAGTGACTGGGACAAGGCAAAGTATTACTTCCGTAGCGCCGAATATGTCTTCCAAGAAATCCAATCACACCTGGGCCGGACGCATATGAACATGGATCAATATGCCATGGCTTTTTATCGCAATGTCGCTGAAAATCCGATTTATAATTTACTCCTGCCTCACTTCGAAGGACTCCTGAATATCAACCGCGAAGGTGTTTCGTTAATCATTGGGCAAGATGGATTTATTACGACCGCTTCGGCATTAGATGATGCAAATATCCAAACAGTTCTCCGGGATGAGATCAAACAACTGAGCTATCACTGGTCACCACAGGTCCAAGCGCTACCCGATGTGATTGAAAATAATTACTTCGATCGAGCCGCCCTTGCGATGTGGGAATTATTAGAAAAATACATCGCCAAATTTTTCACGGACAACCAAGCTGAAATCGCGGCCCATTGGGACGAAATTGCTGCTATGTCCCAGGATTTAGTGGCTCATTCTATCTTTGAACCACCAGCGGATCACCCTGATCTGGCGCTCGCAATCAATGATCAAGCTGATCTTCAGCAGCTGTGCGTCTACGTGCTGTATCACTGCACCTTCTTCCACTCTTGGGTCAACAACAAACAATACGAAGACGGCGGCGATATTGAATATACGGTGATGGGGATCTGGGACGAAAATCATCCCAGCTATGATGCCGCAAAAGTCCAGAAGCGCCATGACAATCAAGTGCGGTTAATGTGGACTTTAGCCAATGTACATTACAATCCCGCCACCGCGTTTGCACCATCACCACTCAAAGATCTGCTGTGGGAATATCGCGATCGGATTGAGCCGGGTATTCCGCTTAACCACATCATGATGAGTATCAATATCTAG
- a CDS encoding TetR/AcrR family transcriptional regulator, translating to MAKITDAGATPRIPLSRERVLLAAIELADADGIEALSMRKLAQRLGVKAMSLYNHVANRDEILDGMVDIVVGEMGVPSIATDWKVAMRARANAAHKVLLRHPWAAMALMSRINIGPAMLRYIDATLGCLREAGFSFELADHAWNAIDSHIYGFTLQQLNFPFAEAEYVDAATAYVDQIPAAQYPYMHQLTQHVMSGQYDGIHDFEFGLEMLLDGLDRLRASS from the coding sequence ATGGCGAAAATAACTGATGCCGGTGCAACGCCACGCATCCCCTTAAGTCGGGAACGGGTATTGCTTGCGGCGATCGAACTAGCTGATGCCGATGGCATTGAGGCGTTATCGATGCGCAAGCTGGCCCAACGACTCGGCGTCAAAGCCATGTCGCTCTATAATCACGTCGCCAACCGGGATGAAATCCTGGATGGCATGGTTGATATTGTCGTGGGTGAAATGGGGGTACCCTCGATCGCCACCGACTGGAAGGTGGCGATGCGAGCGCGGGCAAACGCTGCCCATAAAGTGCTGTTGCGTCATCCCTGGGCGGCAATGGCGCTAATGTCGCGCATCAATATTGGTCCTGCAATGTTGCGCTATATTGATGCGACGTTGGGTTGTCTGCGGGAAGCGGGGTTCTCGTTTGAGCTAGCTGATCATGCTTGGAATGCGATCGATAGCCACATCTACGGGTTTACATTGCAGCAATTAAATTTTCCCTTTGCCGAAGCCGAATATGTCGATGCGGCGACTGCCTATGTTGATCAAATTCCAGCGGCCCAGTATCCCTACATGCATCAACTCACGCAACATGTAATGTCCGGGCAGTATGACGGAATTCATGACTTTGAGTTTGGGCTGGAAATGCTGCTCGATGGCCTCGATCGATTGCGCGCATCATCTTGA
- a CDS encoding GNAT family N-acetyltransferase: MIRSITPSDLPALKMIIDANELFPSAMLDEMTSDYLRQDSSNEFWLTDDDGGLVTIAYCAPEKMTEGTYNLYLIAVHPDRQGQGRGTAMMQHIEQMLANQGERLLLVETSALDGFAATQAFYRKCGYEEEARIREFYQAGEDKIIFRKALKS, translated from the coding sequence ATGATTCGATCGATTACCCCAAGTGACTTACCCGCGCTCAAAATGATCATTGATGCGAATGAGTTATTCCCGTCCGCGATGTTGGATGAAATGACATCGGACTATTTGCGTCAGGACAGCAGCAATGAGTTCTGGCTGACGGATGATGATGGCGGACTAGTGACGATCGCCTATTGCGCCCCCGAGAAGATGACGGAAGGAACTTATAACCTTTACCTGATTGCGGTGCATCCCGATCGGCAAGGCCAGGGGCGCGGCACTGCGATGATGCAACATATTGAGCAAATGTTAGCTAATCAGGGCGAGCGATTGCTGCTGGTGGAAACATCCGCGCTCGATGGGTTTGCCGCAACGCAGGCGTTTTATCGCAAGTGTGGTTACGAAGAAGAAGCGCGAATTCGGGAATTCTACCAAGCGGGTGAAGATAAGATTATTTTTCGCAAAGCACTCAAGTCATAA
- a CDS encoding NAD(P)-dependent alcohol dehydrogenase, producing the protein MNTLNQPNVANHNASQTMRAIVQSEYGAPDVLTLATVDKPVAQDNQVLVRVQGASVHAGDWHLMRGTPWLIRLIFGGLRKPKVRTIGTDIAGRVEVVGAAVTQFQAGDEVFGDLSEVGFGAFAEYACVPETALALKPINLTFEQAATVPVSALTALQGLRDYGEIQPGQKVLINGASGGVGSFAVQIAKAFGAIVTGVCHTEKVDMVRSLGADDVIDYNQTDVTRSGQQYDLIIDTAAYRSVSDYQPILSPRGTYVLVGGDTTRFFQVMLLGPWFAKRMRRQVKCLTQKPNQADLIVLKELIEAGKIAPAIDQTYDLSEVPAAIRRVEQRQVRGKVAIRV; encoded by the coding sequence ATGAACACCTTGAATCAACCCAATGTCGCCAATCACAACGCCAGCCAGACAATGCGGGCGATCGTCCAGTCTGAATATGGCGCACCGGATGTCTTGACTCTAGCCACAGTAGACAAACCCGTTGCACAGGATAATCAAGTCTTGGTGCGGGTTCAGGGTGCGAGTGTGCATGCTGGGGACTGGCACCTGATGCGTGGCACACCGTGGTTGATTCGACTAATTTTTGGGGGATTACGCAAACCGAAAGTTCGGACGATCGGCACCGATATTGCCGGACGTGTTGAAGTAGTTGGTGCCGCCGTAACCCAATTTCAAGCGGGTGATGAAGTCTTTGGGGATCTATCCGAAGTCGGGTTTGGCGCATTTGCCGAATATGCTTGTGTGCCCGAGACAGCCTTGGCCTTAAAACCCATTAATCTGACATTTGAGCAAGCCGCGACGGTGCCTGTATCAGCCCTGACCGCGCTCCAGGGCCTACGGGATTATGGAGAAATTCAGCCAGGGCAGAAAGTGCTAATTAATGGCGCGTCGGGTGGTGTGGGTTCCTTCGCCGTCCAGATTGCTAAGGCTTTTGGGGCGATCGTCACTGGCGTTTGCCACACCGAAAAAGTTGATATGGTGCGATCGCTCGGTGCTGATGATGTCATTGACTATAACCAAACTGATGTAACGCGATCGGGTCAGCAGTATGACCTGATTATTGATACAGCTGCTTACCGTTCTGTCTCGGACTATCAACCCATCCTCAGTCCACGAGGCACCTATGTTTTAGTGGGTGGAGACACGACCCGATTTTTTCAAGTGATGTTACTCGGCCCTTGGTTCGCCAAACGGATGCGACGGCAGGTGAAATGCCTCACCCAGAAGCCGAATCAAGCCGACTTAATCGTGTTGAAGGAGCTAATTGAGGCCGGTAAAATTGCGCCAGCGATTGATCAAACCTATGACCTTAGTGAAGTTCCTGCGGCAATTCGCCGTGTGGAACAACGACAGGTACGGGGTAAAGTCGCCATTCGAGTTTAA
- a CDS encoding oxidoreductase: MDFKLDQLPAQTGKIAIVTGANTGLGYETAVHLAQKGIKVIMACRSQDKAIQAKSAIESKVPGAELDILLIDLTDLAAVRTFAAAFRAQYDRLDFLINNAGIMFPPYTQTVDGFESQMGANYFGHFLLTALLLDRMPDTLESRVVSLSSNAHKAAANGINFDDLQSEKQYSKMGAYAQSKLACLMFGNQLQRRLAQAGKQVRSVTAHPGVSETELARHMPQYQIQLIRYTIGAFIAHPPEQASLPTVMAALDPAAQGGEYFGPQGWLEMTGKPGRAQPSHAAQDPVAAAKLWTLSEQLTEKRFRSDTPIYDLSALRKIILSSPAW; this comes from the coding sequence ATAGATTTCAAGCTCGATCAGCTCCCGGCTCAAACTGGAAAAATTGCGATCGTCACTGGCGCGAATACGGGTTTGGGCTACGAGACAGCCGTCCATCTGGCCCAGAAAGGCATCAAAGTCATCATGGCTTGCCGCAGTCAGGACAAAGCGATCCAAGCGAAATCGGCAATTGAGTCGAAGGTACCGGGTGCCGAACTCGATATTTTATTGATTGACCTGACGGATTTAGCTGCGGTGCGGACTTTTGCTGCGGCATTTCGCGCGCAATACGATCGACTAGATTTCCTGATTAACAATGCGGGGATTATGTTTCCGCCCTATACCCAAACCGTTGATGGGTTTGAAAGTCAGATGGGCGCAAATTACTTCGGACACTTTCTGCTGACGGCGCTGCTGCTCGATCGCATGCCGGACACTCTCGAATCACGCGTGGTTTCATTGAGCAGCAATGCCCATAAAGCTGCTGCGAATGGGATAAATTTCGATGACCTCCAATCGGAAAAGCAGTATTCCAAAATGGGTGCCTATGCCCAAAGTAAATTGGCCTGCTTGATGTTTGGCAATCAACTCCAAAGGCGTTTGGCACAAGCCGGTAAGCAAGTGCGATCGGTCACGGCCCATCCCGGTGTTTCCGAAACCGAATTAGCGCGCCATATGCCGCAATATCAGATTCAGCTCATTCGCTATACCATTGGCGCGTTTATTGCGCACCCGCCGGAGCAAGCATCGCTACCGACGGTAATGGCGGCCCTCGATCCGGCGGCGCAAGGAGGAGAATATTTTGGACCACAAGGCTGGTTAGAAATGACGGGCAAACCGGGCCGGGCTCAGCCATCGCATGCCGCCCAAGATCCAGTCGCAGCGGCAAAACTATGGACGCTATCAGAACAGCTAACGGAGAAACGTTTCCGCTCTGATACGCCGATTTATGACTTGAGTGCTTTGCGAAAAATAATCTTATCTTCACCCGCTTGGTAG